From a region of the Nitrospira sp. genome:
- a CDS encoding urea ABC transporter substrate-binding protein produces MKPINETTTDTQKPLADEAGPENLSRRELLSKGGRTAAGIGVAALLGNLGHWALSYAAGKEPIKIGILHSLSGTMAISEVSLRDVVMMAVEEINAKGGVMGRPIEPVVVDPASNWDLFAEKAKGLLLQDKVAVVFGCWTSVSRKSVLPVFEKNNGLLFYPVQYEGEECSHNVFYTGAAVNQQAVPAVEYLMSKEGGEYKKFYLLGTDYVYPRTTNKILRAMLLAKKVAAANIMEEYTPFHHQDYQTIVGKIKKFSAGGGACVISTINGDSNVPFYKEFANQGLRSEDAPIMAFSVAEDELRGMDTTPLVGHLAAWNYFQSVDTPQNKKFVSNFKAYCEKNKLPDGGNRVTDDPIEAAYFGVHVWKQAVEKAGSTAVDKVRKAVYGSKFLAPGGEIMMDSANHHTHKPVLIGEIRKDGQFKTIWRSKGLVKPEPWSEYTNPDKGCDWVAHQGTYKKK; encoded by the coding sequence ATGAAACCTATTAACGAAACGACGACCGACACACAGAAGCCTCTTGCGGACGAGGCCGGGCCTGAAAACCTCTCCCGTCGGGAACTTTTGTCCAAGGGGGGGCGAACGGCGGCCGGGATCGGTGTGGCTGCGCTCCTGGGGAACCTCGGACATTGGGCATTGTCATATGCAGCGGGGAAGGAACCGATCAAGATCGGTATCTTGCATTCGCTGAGCGGCACGATGGCGATCAGCGAGGTATCCCTGCGGGATGTGGTCATGATGGCTGTCGAAGAGATCAACGCCAAGGGCGGGGTCATGGGACGACCGATCGAACCGGTGGTGGTGGATCCCGCGTCGAACTGGGATCTGTTTGCGGAGAAGGCGAAGGGTCTGCTCCTGCAGGACAAGGTGGCGGTCGTATTCGGGTGTTGGACGTCCGTCAGCCGGAAATCAGTGCTTCCCGTATTCGAAAAGAACAACGGCTTGCTGTTCTACCCCGTCCAATACGAGGGCGAAGAATGCTCGCACAACGTCTTCTATACGGGGGCGGCGGTCAATCAACAGGCCGTGCCGGCAGTCGAGTATCTCATGAGCAAGGAGGGTGGCGAGTACAAGAAGTTCTATCTGTTGGGCACTGACTACGTGTATCCACGCACGACGAACAAGATTCTTCGCGCCATGTTGTTGGCGAAGAAGGTGGCAGCCGCCAATATCATGGAGGAGTATACGCCCTTTCATCACCAGGACTATCAAACGATCGTCGGAAAGATTAAGAAATTTTCCGCCGGAGGCGGCGCCTGCGTCATCAGCACCATCAATGGAGACAGCAATGTTCCGTTCTACAAGGAATTCGCCAATCAAGGACTTCGGTCTGAGGATGCGCCGATCATGGCGTTCAGCGTCGCCGAAGACGAGTTGCGTGGGATGGATACGACTCCGTTGGTGGGGCACCTCGCGGCATGGAACTATTTCCAGAGCGTCGATACACCGCAGAATAAAAAATTCGTGTCAAACTTCAAGGCGTATTGCGAAAAGAACAAGCTGCCGGATGGTGGCAATCGCGTCACGGACGATCCGATCGAAGCCGCCTACTTCGGGGTGCATGTGTGGAAACAAGCCGTGGAGAAGGCTGGCTCGACCGCGGTGGACAAGGTGCGCAAGGCGGTCTATGGCAGCAAGTTCTTGGCCCCAGGCGGCGAGATCATGATGGATTCGGCGAATCATCACACCCACAAACCGGTGTTGATTGGAGAGATCCGCAAGGATGGCCAGTTCAAGACGATCTGGCGCTCGAAGGGACTCGTCAAACCGGAGCCCTGGAGTGAGTATACCAATCCAGACAAGGGATGCGATTGGGTTGCGCATCAGGGTACCTACAAAAAGAAGTAG
- the aroB gene encoding 3-dehydroquinate synthase has protein sequence MASISVPVVLGDRSYDITIQSGLLGELGGHLRRLGAKGTVCIVTDRTVGGLYAPTAVRSIRRAGLGAQLVTVPAGERAKSLVWLGRVLDRFVEARLERSSFLVALGGGVVGDLTGFAAASYLRGIPFVQVPTTVVAQVDSSVGGKTGINHPQGKNLIGAFYQPRAVLVDPSTLRTLPLRQRLGGVAEVIKYGVIADQEFFVYLERTMSSVLKMDEDTIAKIIQRSCEIKAEVVASDEREGDRRRILNYGHTIGHALETLGHYRALIHGEAVAIGMVQEAWISHKLGYCRLDVPERILTLVEAAGLPSRLPRCTERQLWDAMQHDKKVVQGQVHGVWPERIGAVRIAPIGRSTFARWYRTRTRD, from the coding sequence ATGGCTTCCATATCGGTGCCGGTTGTCCTTGGCGATCGTAGCTATGACATCACCATTCAATCCGGTTTGCTCGGAGAGCTTGGAGGGCATCTCCGGCGTCTCGGCGCCAAGGGAACCGTATGCATTGTAACCGATCGGACCGTGGGGGGACTCTATGCTCCGACAGCCGTACGGTCCATTCGGCGGGCGGGGTTGGGCGCGCAGCTGGTGACGGTGCCAGCCGGCGAACGAGCCAAGAGCCTCGTTTGGCTTGGGCGGGTGTTGGACCGCTTCGTGGAAGCCCGGCTGGAGCGCAGTTCGTTTCTCGTTGCGCTCGGCGGTGGGGTTGTCGGTGACTTGACGGGATTTGCCGCAGCGAGCTACCTGCGCGGGATCCCCTTTGTCCAGGTACCCACCACTGTGGTGGCCCAGGTCGATTCTAGTGTCGGGGGAAAAACCGGCATTAACCACCCCCAAGGGAAGAATCTTATCGGTGCTTTCTACCAGCCGCGCGCCGTACTGGTCGATCCGTCTACCCTTCGGACATTGCCGCTTCGACAGCGGCTCGGGGGAGTGGCGGAGGTTATCAAATATGGTGTCATTGCCGACCAGGAATTCTTCGTGTATCTCGAGCGGACGATGTCCAGCGTCCTGAAGATGGATGAAGACACGATTGCGAAGATCATTCAGCGTTCGTGTGAGATCAAGGCCGAGGTCGTGGCATCGGACGAACGGGAAGGCGATCGTCGCCGTATCCTGAACTACGGACACACGATCGGGCATGCATTGGAGACGCTCGGACACTATCGCGCGTTGATTCACGGTGAGGCGGTGGCCATAGGAATGGTGCAGGAAGCGTGGATCTCGCACAAGCTCGGTTACTGCCGGTTGGACGTGCCGGAACGTATCCTCACATTGGTGGAGGCCGCCGGGTTGCCAAGCCGTCTGCCGCGATGCACCGAGCGCCAGCTGTGGGACGCGATGCAGCACGACAAAAAGGTGGTGCAGGGCCAGGTTCATGGTGTATGGCCTGAACGAATCGGAGCCGTGCGGATCGCACCGATCGGACGGTCAACGTTCGCGCGGTGGTATCGTACACGGACCCGGGATTAG
- the pilO gene encoding pilus assembly protein PilO, with amino-acid sequence MQMPKISVSSLQSIPLVQKLALVALVIAVFVGVTYYYFVEPEEAQIAQLTSQIGQLDSEIQTLTIKVKHLDELIAASKQLEIELAKKKEKLPPAEEAVMLLKQLSDLGIRLGLDIKLWKPGPPSEDPSKLFVKMPVNVEVTGGYHTAALFFDRVNHMPRIINVSDLKMADPNVSQGRVVTKTVFDLVAYAAPEEKPASAETARMAAAPGGATAPKPPVPATPAGAK; translated from the coding sequence ATGCAAATGCCCAAAATCAGCGTGAGTTCCCTGCAGAGCATCCCGCTGGTCCAGAAGCTGGCGCTCGTGGCGTTGGTGATCGCCGTGTTCGTCGGCGTGACGTACTACTATTTTGTCGAGCCGGAGGAAGCACAGATCGCGCAACTGACGAGCCAGATTGGCCAGCTGGATTCCGAGATCCAAACGCTGACGATCAAGGTCAAACACCTGGATGAGTTGATCGCGGCGAGCAAGCAACTGGAAATCGAACTGGCTAAAAAGAAGGAGAAGCTGCCGCCGGCGGAAGAGGCGGTCATGTTGCTCAAGCAGCTTTCGGACCTGGGAATCCGCCTGGGATTGGATATCAAGCTGTGGAAGCCAGGACCGCCGTCGGAGGATCCCTCCAAGCTGTTCGTGAAGATGCCGGTCAATGTCGAAGTGACGGGCGGATATCACACGGCTGCCTTGTTTTTTGATCGTGTGAATCACATGCCCAGGATCATCAACGTGTCAGATCTCAAGATGGCCGATCCGAACGTATCGCAGGGCCGGGTCGTCACCAAAACCGTTTTCGATCTGGTCGCCTACGCCGCGCCGGAGGAAAAGCCTGCCTCCGCGGAGACAGCCAGGATGGCGGCTGCTCCGGGCGGAGCTACGGCGCCGAAACCGCCGGTGCCTGCGACCCCGGCAGGAGCGAAGTGA
- a CDS encoding fimbrial type-4 assembly membrane protein — MIRINLIAGPRVKKAQTGQLDARVEGLMFGTVLLLTLFGCWMYVSSVQAERELKEQEKRDKDKQVAVLKEQVKQVQDFEQKKKVLEDKNRIIDQLEAARSGPVKVLDQVSRSIEPLKLWLLRLSLTNGTVEVEGRALTNDDIVEFVNNLRRTDSFNNIQLVESRASTENKIDLYSFKLRFALKV; from the coding sequence ATGATTCGCATAAACCTGATCGCGGGACCGCGCGTCAAAAAAGCCCAAACCGGACAGCTCGACGCCAGGGTCGAAGGCTTGATGTTCGGGACGGTGTTGCTCCTCACGTTGTTCGGGTGCTGGATGTATGTGAGCAGCGTTCAGGCCGAGCGAGAGTTGAAAGAACAGGAAAAGCGAGACAAGGACAAGCAAGTTGCTGTTCTCAAGGAACAGGTGAAGCAGGTTCAGGATTTTGAGCAAAAAAAGAAGGTGCTGGAGGACAAAAATCGAATCATCGACCAGTTGGAAGCAGCGCGGTCTGGACCGGTGAAAGTGCTGGACCAGGTGAGTCGCAGCATTGAACCGCTCAAGCTGTGGTTGCTCAGACTGAGTCTGACGAACGGGACGGTCGAGGTCGAGGGACGCGCGTTGACCAACGACGACATCGTGGAATTCGTCAACAATCTGCGACGAACCGATTCATTCAACAATATTCAGCTCGTCGAATCGCGGGCATCGACGGAAAATAAGATCGACCTGTACTCGTTCAAACTTAGATTCGCTCTGAAGGTTTGA
- the pilM gene encoding pilus assembly protein PilM translates to MLAQLRNVLSTDFSSLLAPKRLLIGLDIGSSAIKVVQLKEVKGRYVLQKCGIKPLEPEVIVDGTVMDEGRVVAAIKELLEEQGIKSKNVAISISGHAVIVKKISLPPMPDEELEGQVKLAAEQYIPFDINEVNLDFHVLHPGDEGDEGDGQMSVLLVAAKKDKVNELCELVKTAGLVPVVMDVDAFAIQNMHDLNYPASKGEVTTIVNVGASVMNINIIRNGASLFTRDIPLGGNKYTEAIQRELGLSFEEAEDLKTGARKRAGTEDSVSMVLDGVNAEVASEIARTVDYYKSTTGEGDVERLLLCGGGAKVHGLVDHLQERMQITVELVNAFGEIDCSGSEVDAAQLTQVETAAAVGVGLALRAMGD, encoded by the coding sequence GTTACGCAACGTGTTATCCACAGACTTCTCCTCCCTGCTCGCACCCAAGCGGTTGCTGATTGGATTGGACATTGGGTCGAGCGCCATCAAGGTCGTGCAATTGAAGGAAGTCAAAGGCCGCTACGTTTTGCAGAAGTGCGGGATCAAGCCCCTCGAGCCCGAAGTGATCGTCGATGGGACGGTCATGGACGAAGGACGGGTCGTGGCGGCTATCAAGGAACTCCTGGAAGAACAGGGCATTAAGAGCAAGAATGTGGCGATCTCGATTTCCGGCCATGCGGTGATCGTGAAAAAGATCAGTCTCCCGCCCATGCCGGACGAGGAGCTGGAAGGACAGGTCAAACTTGCGGCTGAGCAATACATCCCGTTCGACATCAACGAAGTCAACCTCGACTTTCACGTTCTGCATCCGGGAGACGAGGGTGATGAAGGAGATGGACAAATGTCCGTTCTCCTGGTGGCCGCCAAGAAGGACAAGGTCAACGAACTCTGCGAGCTTGTGAAAACCGCCGGTTTGGTCCCGGTCGTGATGGACGTGGATGCCTTTGCCATTCAGAACATGCATGACTTGAACTATCCGGCCTCGAAGGGGGAAGTGACCACGATCGTAAACGTCGGTGCGAGCGTGATGAACATCAACATCATTCGAAACGGCGCCTCTCTGTTCACACGTGACATCCCATTGGGCGGCAACAAATACACGGAAGCGATTCAGCGCGAATTAGGTTTGTCGTTCGAGGAAGCCGAGGATCTGAAGACGGGCGCGCGCAAGCGTGCCGGGACGGAGGACTCCGTCAGCATGGTCCTCGATGGCGTCAATGCCGAGGTAGCCTCGGAAATTGCCAGAACGGTCGATTACTACAAGAGTACGACGGGCGAGGGCGATGTGGAGCGGCTGTTGCTGTGTGGAGGGGGCGCTAAGGTCCACGGTCTGGTTGACCACCTTCAGGAGCGGATGCAAATCACCGTGGAACTGGTCAATGCGTTCGGAGAAATCGATTGTTCCGGTTCCGAAGTCGACGCAGCACAGTTGACCCAGGTCGAAACGGCGGCCGCAGTGGGCGTCGGATTGGCGCTTCGCGCAATGGGGGACTGA